The genomic window AACAGCATTTCAGGGTTTGACCCGGCATCTGTTTCCAGGGAACTTATTGCTGCTGCTAACAGTAGGAACCTCTTCGGGGTACTTGGTGGCTTGAAGAAGATAGGTTCCGTAAGCCAATATCAACAGGTCAGCACTTTTTTTCAAGGGGTACGCATTACAGGCATAAAGGTTACTTCCCTGGTAAACGCCTTGTTAAGTGTAGCCTTTAAGCAAAAGGAACTGGAAAAAGTAAAGATCAGGGCTGAATTCAGGAGAATGGGTTTGAAACAAAATCCAAAGGGGGTATGGTTTATCCCCGGGCTTAACGGTTCAATGGGTATGTTTGACAGGGACCATGATAAAATTGAAAGGGAGTGGGATTTGGCTATTGCCATAAAACCTACGCTTTTAAAGTCAGCCGACGGGTCTTTTATTGTACCGGAACTAAAACCCGATACGGTAGTAGGGTATATTACGGGGATAGAAAACGGGATCACCCGGATCCTTACCCAGTCCGGGGAAACAGTCTTTGCCCCCACCAGGAACCTTTCTTCCATATAGCAATGATCGAGAACTTTTAACAGTGTGAATAAAAAATTAATGTGAAACCTAAAAACAAAACGTATGAAAAAAGTAAAACAGTGGTTACGCCCTGTATGGGAAAAACTAAAGCCGTTGTATGGTTATTTCAAGGTATGGAGGGAACTGTCCTCCCTGGCAGTAGGGTTTATCGTATGGGTGCATAGTGCGGTATTCCTCCGGTGGGTAGACCCGACGGCAGGGACTTATGATGCCGGGGTATTTCAGGTGTACCTCTTTGCCATTATCGGGATTTTTATCCTGCACGGGATCGTACGTATCCTGATGAAGCTGATCTGGCCCACTTCGGAAAATTACCTTGACAACCATTTTAGAAACGATTTTAACACCATTACACCATGGCAAAAGCTAAAATTATCCACCTTTATTTTCTTTGCTTTCTTATTTGCAGTAGCCTTGTTGGCCAGGGCTTTGTAAAGCCCCCTCAAGTACCTCCGGCAACGGAAGGTGAAATTAGGTTGTGCCTTAAACAGCTCTATGATTCCCAGGTAGGGGTACGCGAATACGAGGGTGCCAACCGGGGGGCTCATGTCGAGATGTACCTGGCAAGTGTAGAGCTAGGACCGGGGTATGCCTGGTGTGCAAGCTTTGTTTCCTGGTGCTATCAGAATGCCGGGGTAACCGCTCCACGTAGTGCGTGGGTCCCTAGTTATGCACTTAAAAGTAAACGGATCTATCACAGGGGGAAATTCGAATTAAAAAGGCCACAAAACGGCGATGCATTTATGATCTGGTACCGTAGCAAAAACCGTCCCGCCCATATCGGGTTTGTAGATGATTGGGGGGAGGACTGGGTCATCACCGTGGAAGGGAACACCAACGACAAGGGTTCCAGGGAAGGGGACGGTGTCTATCGCAAACGAAGGCTAAAAAAACAGATATGGGCAGTCTCCGATTTTATTGGGTCAGGAAAACAGGTAACCAGGAAATAATGATAAAGTAATGCTTGCAAAGAGTATACAGATATTAAGGGGTAAAGGGTACAGGATCTACAGGGAGCCTTACAAGCTCAATATTGTAGGCTACCGTAGCCGTTTTATAGGCAGCAACCGTTTCGACGATGAAATCCACGTGTTCTATACCAATGACAATGGGAAATGGGTTTATCATATATTCCGGGCCACTACCGATCCTGGACAGTACTGGCTGGATAACCCCATGCACCCGCAGGGGACTGCATTCCTTAAAAAAGGGCAATATATTGATGCTTACAGTATTGGGTTGCACCGGGGGGTCTACAGTGCGCTTGTACAGACCAGGCCCGTAACGGTGATCCGTAATTATGAGCGTAAAGGACTATTTAAATGGTTTGAGTCCGGGGTTCAGGATACGGGAAGGTTCGGGATCAATATCCACCGTGCCAGGAAACAGGGGGTGACCAGGGTTATTGATAATTTTTCTGCCGGGTGCCTGGTGTTTGCCAATGCTTCTGATTTTGACCGTTTTATGCAAATTTTAGGTCAGCACCGGAAACGCTACGGAAACTCTTTTACCTTGACGCTGGTAGATTTCAGGGATGAACGCAGGAGGAACCTGCAACGGATCGCCTGGGGGACGCTCCTTGTAACCGGGGGATGGTTGGCCTTCTCCCTTCGGCAAACACGGAACAATAATTAAGTACGCAAGATGAAGGTTTCAAAAAATACAGAAAAAGCGGGATGGACTCTTGTCGGGAGTATGCTGGGGTTTATCGTAGCCAAAAGGTACGCCCCCAAAGAAACCTACCCTTTCATCCTGATCGGGGGGTTTATAGGGACTTGTCTTGGTGAGGAACTGGTTAAAGATAAGGAAATAGTAACCCCCTTACAAAAATCAAATCAGACATCCAATTGATAATTGAAAATGAATGGATTAGGTTCGTAATATTTAAAAGTATAACTACATAACAAGTACAAATGAAAGATGCTGAATTACAAAGAAAGAATGAACAACTTGATGTCAAAAGTGCTATCAAAAAGCTTCCCATTATTTTAAACATCATAGTATAGAAAGTATAGAAGTATTTGCAATCTATCTTAAACCCTAAGAATACAGCTATGAAAATTAATCCCAAAGGATTTTACCTCGTATTCAGACCTGATGAATATATCGAAAGTTTTGAAGATGTTTTTACGGACGTTAAGAGCAATCTTAATGACATAAAGGACATTTTTGAAAATGGGGTCTATGCACCAGAAGATATATATGGCCTGTATTCCAGTAAAAGTGAAGCATTAGAAGATGCAAAAGTGCTATGGGACAAAATTTTAAAAACAAACAAAATGAATGGTTTTGACAACATGATAACACCAGACAAAAAAGAAAGGTTTGCAAGGTTCCTGAATGAATTGATTCAAATATCGAATAAGTATCAACTGGCAATCCCATTTGTAGAAGAAGTTGTTGTACTTAACAGTAAATACCCAAAGACCATCGAATATGAAATTGATGAGGAAACCGGGGAGTTGATGGCATTCTGGGATCCGGACTAAACATAAAATAATACTTATGAAAATAAATTTGAACAAACTATATATAGTCTACAATCCAGGTATTCAGTCAGGAAAAGCAGATGTA from Aquimarina sp. ERC-38 includes these protein-coding regions:
- a CDS encoding peptidoglycan-binding domain-containing protein → MPTKLLIQNDKTMQQNITAVAPRKKKARNATTKPKQPTGKKLSQRQVLMIGLGGGVVLGLGFLAYTHFKNKAAAKRGLTLDPITIPARDVVTTMPNLPVATLNFPLKRGARGALVSMVQNALLAKGGQPALIIRETSFRNGRVDGIFGSGTERALRAAGFPSAITQSVFTTLVGKNSISGFDPASVSRELIAAANSRNLFGVLGGLKKIGSVSQYQQVSTFFQGVRITGIKVTSLVNALLSVAFKQKELEKVKIRAEFRRMGLKQNPKGVWFIPGLNGSMGMFDRDHDKIEREWDLAIAIKPTLLKSADGSFIVPELKPDTVVGYITGIENGITRILTQSGETVFAPTRNLSSI
- a CDS encoding CHAP domain-containing protein; this translates as MYLASVELGPGYAWCASFVSWCYQNAGVTAPRSAWVPSYALKSKRIYHRGKFELKRPQNGDAFMIWYRSKNRPAHIGFVDDWGEDWVITVEGNTNDKGSREGDGVYRKRRLKKQIWAVSDFIGSGKQVTRK